A genomic window from Streptomyces brevispora includes:
- a CDS encoding MBL fold metallo-hydrolase, with protein MTGADSKLPLRTRLRALRPADFGADPGGARMERIRRSPNFADGAFQNPVGARTRPSGSALEFAKTYFRKEERARRAPTGDVPVHATTLADLAKPPVSGLRLTWMGHSSVLAEIDGRRVLFDPVWGDRCSPFAFAGPKRLHPAPLPLAALGPVDVVVISHDHYDHLDLQTIRALAGTDTAFVVPLGVGAHLERWGVALDRIRELDWNETTEVAGISLTATPARHFCGRGLRNQQHTLWASWVVAGPEHRIYHSGDTGYFPGFKEIGAEHGPFDATMIQIGAYSQYWPKDHTNSKPEPGAWPDIHMSPDEGVQAHLDLQGNDPAAGVMLPIHWGTFNLALHPWAEPAEWSMRATQFVGVTMVAPHPGHPFEPADPPAVEPWWRRVAAEPAPGWGNWPPVHVQLPGGARTPAPDRDRDRAAQA; from the coding sequence GTGACCGGCGCTGACTCCAAGCTTCCGCTCCGCACCCGGCTGCGTGCGCTGCGGCCCGCCGACTTCGGGGCCGACCCGGGCGGCGCCCGGATGGAGCGCATTCGTCGTTCCCCCAACTTCGCCGACGGAGCGTTCCAGAACCCGGTGGGGGCGCGGACCAGACCGTCCGGGTCCGCGCTGGAGTTCGCGAAGACCTACTTCCGCAAGGAGGAGCGGGCGCGCCGGGCGCCGACGGGTGATGTGCCGGTCCACGCCACCACGCTGGCCGATCTCGCCAAGCCCCCCGTCTCAGGGCTGCGGCTCACCTGGATGGGGCATTCCAGCGTGCTCGCCGAGATCGATGGACGGCGGGTCCTTTTCGACCCGGTCTGGGGTGACCGCTGTTCGCCCTTCGCGTTCGCCGGACCGAAGCGCCTGCACCCCGCACCGCTGCCGCTCGCCGCGCTCGGCCCGGTCGATGTGGTGGTGATCTCCCACGACCACTACGACCACCTGGACCTTCAGACCATCCGGGCCCTGGCGGGCACCGACACGGCCTTCGTGGTGCCGCTCGGGGTCGGGGCGCACCTGGAGCGCTGGGGTGTGGCCCTGGACCGGATTCGTGAGCTCGACTGGAACGAGACCACGGAAGTGGCGGGGATCAGCCTGACGGCCACTCCAGCGCGGCACTTCTGCGGCCGTGGCCTGCGCAACCAGCAGCACACCCTCTGGGCGTCGTGGGTCGTGGCCGGACCCGAGCACCGGATCTACCACAGCGGCGACACGGGATACTTCCCCGGCTTCAAGGAGATCGGTGCCGAGCACGGGCCCTTCGACGCCACCATGATCCAGATCGGCGCGTACAGCCAGTACTGGCCCAAGGACCACACGAACAGCAAGCCGGAGCCCGGTGCCTGGCCGGACATCCACATGAGCCCGGACGAGGGGGTCCAGGCGCATCTGGACCTTCAGGGAAACGATCCGGCCGCGGGCGTCATGCTGCCGATCCACTGGGGGACGTTCAACCTCGCGTTGCATCCGTGGGCCGAACCCGCCGAATGGTCGATGCGCGCCACGCAGTTCGTAGGGGTGACGATGGTGGCGCCGCACCCGGGTCACCCCTTCGAGCCCGCCGATCCTCCGGCGGTCGAACCGTGGTGGCGTCGGGTGGCAGCGGAGCCCGCTCCGGGATGGGGCAACTGGCCCCCGGTCCACGTACAGCTTCCCGGCGGGGCCAGGACGCCCGCCCCTGACCGTGACCGCGACCGGGCCGCCCAGGCCTGA
- a CDS encoding STM4013/SEN3800 family hydrolase, whose amino-acid sequence MSEVVGSHDLLLVTLDTLRYDVAAELAAAGRIPNLARHLPSGSWERRHAPGSFTYASHQAIFAGFLPTPAAPGPHPRLFAARFAGSETTAERTFVFDTPDLVSGLAAAGYRTVCIGGVGFFNRQAALGSVLPGMFQEAHWEPEFGVASETSFEAQVARAEQVVEQLPPGQRLFLFVNVSALHQPNWFHRPGATRDAGDSRATHAAALEYVDAHIGRLFAAASSRRRAFAIVCSDHGTAYGDDGYTGHRLGHESVWTVPYAHFFLEPGATAR is encoded by the coding sequence ATGAGCGAGGTCGTCGGCAGCCACGACCTGCTGCTCGTCACCCTGGACACCCTGCGGTACGACGTCGCGGCGGAGCTCGCCGCCGCCGGGCGCATCCCAAACCTGGCCCGGCATCTGCCAAGCGGTAGCTGGGAGCGGCGGCATGCCCCGGGAAGTTTTACGTACGCCTCCCACCAGGCGATCTTCGCCGGGTTCCTGCCCACGCCGGCCGCCCCGGGGCCGCATCCGAGGCTGTTCGCCGCCCGGTTCGCGGGCAGCGAGACCACTGCGGAGCGCACGTTCGTCTTCGACACCCCCGACCTCGTCTCGGGTCTGGCCGCGGCCGGCTACCGCACGGTGTGCATCGGCGGCGTCGGATTCTTCAACCGGCAGGCAGCGCTCGGCTCGGTGCTGCCCGGAATGTTCCAGGAGGCGCACTGGGAACCCGAGTTCGGCGTCGCGTCGGAGACGTCCTTCGAGGCGCAGGTGGCCCGCGCCGAGCAGGTCGTCGAGCAGCTCCCACCCGGACAGCGCCTCTTCCTCTTCGTGAATGTCTCCGCGCTGCACCAGCCGAACTGGTTCCACCGGCCGGGGGCGACCCGCGACGCAGGTGACAGCCGTGCCACCCATGCCGCCGCGCTGGAGTACGTCGATGCCCACATCGGCCGCCTCTTCGCCGCCGCGAGCAGCCGCCGCCGCGCCTTCGCCATCGTCTGCTCCGACCACGGCACGGCGTACGGCGACGACGGCTACACCGGTCACCGGCTCGGACACGAGTCCGTCTGGACCGTTCCGTACGCACATTTCTTCCTGGAACCGGGGGCCACCGCCCGATGA
- a CDS encoding STM4014 family protein — MSRAVSSTPPRLAVVGNPGNRRVALFQDAVRAAGLPPARTVSWLDVLRGEAVFLPGETVRIDSPGEDAGVERLLRGVDDPTRVEGSARWYARFTSAVREVARAAAEAGAVLLDDPGDIAVLFDKRLCHGVLDAAAVPVPPSPTSGPAAPPVRGWADVRGLMADHRMPRVFVKPAHGSSASGVLAVETARPGRVRATTSVERDPAGRLHNSLRVRRLTTEREVAAIIDALAPDGLHIERWLPKASQRGRVADLRVVVVDGRATHAVVRTSHSPMTNLHLGGARGDLDEVRAAVEAAGGSWSAALAVCERAGAAFPDTLCVGVDLLPAIGWRRFAVGEVNAFGDLLPRLTGLPGSGAEGLDTHAAQVAAVLNRARNHRVSAAS, encoded by the coding sequence GTGTCGCGGGCGGTGAGCAGCACGCCGCCGCGCCTCGCGGTCGTCGGCAATCCCGGCAACCGCCGGGTCGCGCTCTTCCAGGACGCCGTGCGCGCCGCCGGGCTGCCCCCGGCCCGCACCGTGTCCTGGCTGGACGTGCTGAGGGGCGAGGCGGTCTTCCTGCCCGGGGAGACGGTGCGCATCGACTCGCCCGGCGAGGACGCCGGGGTCGAGCGGCTGCTGCGCGGCGTCGACGACCCGACCAGGGTGGAGGGTTCGGCCCGCTGGTACGCGCGGTTCACCTCCGCCGTGCGGGAGGTGGCGCGGGCGGCGGCCGAGGCCGGTGCGGTGCTGCTGGATGATCCCGGCGACATCGCGGTGCTGTTCGACAAACGCCTCTGTCACGGCGTGCTGGACGCGGCGGCCGTGCCCGTGCCGCCCTCGCCGACGTCGGGTCCCGCCGCGCCGCCCGTGCGCGGCTGGGCGGATGTGCGCGGGCTGATGGCGGACCACCGTATGCCGAGGGTGTTCGTGAAGCCCGCCCACGGTTCGTCCGCCTCCGGGGTACTGGCCGTCGAGACGGCCAGGCCCGGCCGGGTCCGGGCGACCACCTCGGTCGAGCGGGACCCGGCTGGGCGGCTCCACAACTCACTGCGGGTGCGGCGCCTCACGACGGAACGCGAGGTCGCGGCGATCATCGACGCGCTCGCGCCGGACGGTCTGCACATCGAACGCTGGCTGCCGAAGGCCTCGCAGCGGGGCCGGGTCGCTGATCTGCGGGTCGTGGTGGTGGACGGCCGCGCCACCCATGCCGTCGTCCGCACCAGCCACTCCCCCATGACCAATCTGCACCTCGGCGGTGCGCGCGGCGATCTGGACGAGGTGCGAGCCGCCGTCGAGGCGGCGGGCGGCAGTTGGAGCGCGGCCCTGGCCGTGTGCGAGCGGGCGGGCGCCGCCTTCCCGGACACCCTGTGCGTGGGCGTCGATCTGCTGCCCGCAATCGGCTGGCGGCGCTTCGCTGTCGGCGAGGTCAACGCGTTCGGCGATCTGCTGCCGCGGCTGACCGGGTTGCCGGGCAGCGGCGCCGAGGGCCTGGACACCCATGCGGCGCAGGTCGCCGCCGTACTGAACAGAGCAAGGAACCACCGTGTCAGCGCAGCATCCTGA
- a CDS encoding TetR/AcrR family transcriptional regulator has translation MGRVRLSVTERREELLRAAVEQIEVRGVAAVRIADVASVLGVSNALVLYHFSTKEKLVAAAFAHAAEADLIHLRKLLARRTTAVRRLRAAVRWYAPTGQAKGWRLWIEGWTASLRDPALRNVAGDLDQQWKAELAEVIEEGAAAGEFHCDDPMSVAWRLTALLDGLAVQMTSYAGPLSRATMLEWTEQALARELGIDHATLTA, from the coding sequence GTGGGAAGAGTGCGGTTGAGTGTCACGGAGCGACGCGAGGAACTGCTGCGCGCTGCGGTCGAACAGATCGAGGTGCGAGGTGTCGCGGCGGTACGGATCGCCGATGTGGCCTCCGTCCTCGGCGTGAGCAACGCTCTCGTGCTCTACCACTTCTCCACCAAGGAGAAACTGGTCGCCGCCGCCTTCGCGCATGCGGCCGAGGCCGATCTCATCCATCTGCGCAAGCTGTTGGCCCGCCGTACCACGGCGGTGCGCAGGCTGCGCGCCGCGGTGCGCTGGTACGCCCCGACGGGCCAGGCCAAGGGCTGGCGGCTGTGGATCGAGGGCTGGACGGCCTCGCTCCGCGACCCTGCGCTGCGCAATGTGGCGGGCGATCTCGACCAGCAGTGGAAGGCGGAGCTGGCCGAGGTCATCGAGGAGGGCGCGGCCGCGGGCGAGTTCCACTGCGACGACCCGATGTCCGTGGCCTGGCGGCTGACGGCGCTGCTGGACGGTCTGGCGGTGCAGATGACGTCGTACGCGGGTCCGCTCTCCCGGGCCACGATGCTGGAGTGGACCGAGCAGGCGCTTGCCCGTGAACTCGGCATCGACCACGCGACGCTGACGGCCTGA
- a CDS encoding PPOX class F420-dependent oxidoreductase yields MTGFNAQQDALLRLLSEGNSGVLVTLKRDGRPQLSNVNHFYYPDERIVRVSITEDRAKTRNLRRDPRASYHVTSEDRWAWTVAEGTADLTPVAAEPEDATVAELVTLYRDVQGEHPDWDDYRRAMIRDRRVVLRLHVEHVYGQLRG; encoded by the coding sequence ATGACGGGATTCAACGCACAGCAGGATGCGCTTCTCCGGCTGCTCTCCGAAGGCAACAGCGGCGTGCTGGTCACGCTCAAGCGGGACGGCCGGCCCCAGCTGTCCAATGTCAATCACTTCTACTACCCCGATGAGCGCATCGTCCGTGTCTCGATCACCGAGGACCGTGCGAAGACCCGGAACCTGCGCCGCGACCCGCGGGCGAGCTACCACGTCACCAGCGAGGACCGCTGGGCCTGGACGGTCGCTGAGGGCACCGCGGACCTCACACCGGTGGCCGCCGAGCCCGAGGACGCCACGGTGGCGGAGCTGGTCACGCTCTACCGCGACGTCCAGGGCGAGCACCCGGACTGGGACGACTACCGCAGGGCCATGATCAGGGACCGCCGGGTCGTGCTGAGGCTCCATGTCGAGCACGTGTACGGGCAGCTGCGTGGCTGA
- a CDS encoding ArsR/SmtB family transcription factor, which translates to MLRVYFTSEDLARVRVAPGPDFLWEISNSVQTLQRRDGERAFGAWRRWVRPRLSASPRLLSSLLPPRGYSPDFLTPTSGDRATLQSAVDTLMSTPRPRLRADLTQLAASLQLPGWVSSLAGGDADTLRQLGEALRTYQLEALAPYWHRVHAHIDADRALRLRSLLDGGTEGLLAGLGPQFRWRPPVLEATYPVDQQLRLRGRGLVLQPSFFCWPTPITLADGDLPPVLVYPIHHTTGWAGPAPARPAEGAGPLGPLLGHTRAGVLRATRTGCSTVEAARLLDVTHPAVSQHLNVLRAAGLVATVRKAGRSFHVATAEGRALLATEEQARQ; encoded by the coding sequence ATGCTGCGGGTGTACTTCACGTCCGAGGATCTGGCGCGGGTCCGGGTGGCCCCCGGGCCGGACTTCCTCTGGGAGATCAGCAACAGCGTACAGACGCTTCAACGCCGTGACGGAGAAAGGGCCTTCGGGGCATGGCGACGCTGGGTGCGGCCGCGGCTCTCCGCGAGCCCCCGGCTGCTGTCCTCCCTGCTGCCCCCGCGCGGGTACTCGCCGGACTTCCTCACTCCCACCTCCGGTGACCGGGCGACCCTGCAGTCGGCCGTCGACACCCTGATGAGTACTCCGCGCCCACGGCTCCGGGCCGATCTGACGCAGCTGGCTGCCTCGCTTCAACTGCCCGGCTGGGTGAGCTCCTTGGCCGGTGGAGACGCCGATACTCTCCGGCAGCTCGGCGAGGCCCTGCGTACCTACCAGCTGGAGGCGCTCGCCCCGTACTGGCACCGCGTCCACGCGCACATTGACGCCGACCGCGCCCTCCGCCTGCGCAGTCTGCTCGACGGTGGCACCGAGGGGCTGCTGGCCGGTCTCGGACCGCAGTTCCGCTGGCGCCCGCCCGTACTGGAGGCGACGTACCCCGTCGACCAGCAACTACGGCTGCGCGGCAGGGGACTTGTGCTGCAACCGTCGTTCTTCTGCTGGCCCACGCCGATCACCCTGGCCGACGGAGACCTGCCACCCGTTCTCGTCTACCCCATCCACCACACCACGGGCTGGGCCGGCCCCGCCCCAGCCCGTCCCGCAGAGGGAGCCGGCCCGCTGGGGCCACTGCTCGGCCACACCCGTGCGGGCGTTCTGCGCGCGACCCGTACCGGATGCTCCACGGTCGAGGCCGCCCGGCTCCTGGACGTGACCCACCCCGCCGTCAGCCAGCACCTGAACGTGCTGCGTGCGGCGGGCCTGGTCGCCACCGTGCGCAAGGCCGGACGGTCCTTCCACGTCGCGACCGCGGAAGGGCGGGCCCTGCTGGCCACCGAGGAGCAGGCGCGGCAGTAG
- a CDS encoding STM4012 family radical SAM protein — protein MNSPRSPRRSPRPYQSYVYAYPHKTAYGTLSEDPGGRPALSELWAGERKDALSLYLHIPFCEVRCGFCNLFTRIGAPDELTTRYLDALDRQATAVRDALGDTEPVRFAAAAFGGGTPTFLTAGELDRLCDIAEKRMGADLRSVPLSVETSPSTATADRLAVLADRGTTRISIGVQSFVEAEARAAVRPQRRADVEAALGLIREARIPVLNIDLIYGIDGQTAASWRASLDAALQWRPEELYLYPLYVRPLTGLGRIGASAADADSAWDEQRLRLYRAGRDHLLAHGYEQVSMRMFRRADAPQAGGPDDYACQTDGMIGLGCGARSYTSRLHYSFDYAVEMREVRAIIDGYTATEDFSHAEVGRFTDDGEARRRHLLQSVLQAEGLRLSDYHERFGTWPAEDFREELSLFEHRGWLDPDGADSGLLRLSPEGLAHSDALGPDLFSPAVRAAMASYELK, from the coding sequence ATGAACAGTCCGCGCTCTCCCCGACGCTCCCCCCGTCCGTACCAGAGCTACGTCTACGCCTATCCGCACAAGACGGCGTACGGCACGCTGTCCGAGGACCCCGGCGGGCGGCCCGCGCTGAGTGAGCTGTGGGCCGGGGAACGCAAGGACGCGCTCTCGCTCTATCTCCACATACCGTTCTGCGAGGTCCGCTGCGGGTTCTGCAACCTCTTCACCCGCATCGGGGCCCCCGACGAGCTCACCACCCGGTACCTCGACGCGCTGGACCGGCAGGCGACGGCCGTACGGGACGCGCTGGGAGACACGGAGCCGGTGCGTTTCGCCGCGGCGGCGTTCGGCGGCGGGACCCCCACCTTCCTGACGGCGGGCGAGCTGGACCGGCTGTGCGACATCGCGGAGAAGCGCATGGGCGCCGATCTCCGGTCGGTGCCGTTGTCGGTCGAGACGTCGCCGTCGACCGCGACGGCCGACCGGCTGGCCGTCCTCGCCGACCGGGGAACGACCAGGATCAGCATCGGTGTGCAGAGCTTCGTCGAGGCCGAGGCACGGGCGGCGGTCCGTCCGCAGCGCCGTGCGGATGTGGAGGCGGCGCTCGGGCTGATCCGGGAGGCCCGCATCCCGGTCCTCAACATCGACCTGATCTACGGCATCGACGGACAGACCGCGGCGAGCTGGCGCGCCTCGCTGGACGCGGCCCTCCAGTGGCGGCCGGAGGAGCTGTACCTCTACCCGCTGTACGTACGTCCGCTGACCGGCCTGGGCAGGATCGGCGCCTCGGCCGCGGACGCGGATTCCGCCTGGGACGAACAGCGGCTGCGGCTGTACCGCGCGGGCCGCGATCATCTCCTCGCCCACGGCTACGAGCAGGTGTCGATGCGGATGTTCCGCCGCGCCGACGCGCCGCAGGCCGGAGGCCCCGACGACTACGCGTGCCAGACCGACGGCATGATCGGGCTGGGCTGCGGCGCCCGCTCGTACACCTCTCGGCTGCACTACTCCTTCGACTACGCCGTGGAGATGCGGGAAGTACGGGCGATCATCGACGGCTACACGGCGACCGAGGACTTCTCGCACGCCGAGGTGGGCCGGTTCACCGACGACGGTGAGGCGCGCCGCCGGCATCTCCTCCAGTCGGTCCTCCAGGCCGAGGGGCTGCGGCTGTCGGACTACCACGAGCGGTTCGGTACCTGGCCGGCCGAGGACTTCCGCGAGGAGCTGTCCCTGTTCGAGCACCGGGGCTGGCTCGATCCGGACGGGGCGGACTCCGGGCTGCTGCGCCTGTCGCCCGAGGGCCTCGCGCACTCCGACGCCCTGGGCCCCGACCTCTTCTCCCCCGCCGTGCGGGCCGCGATGG
- a CDS encoding glutamate dehydrogenase, producing MTTPAVSPPAPLISLTWTDHITGRQGHLVVDRLVRGVSSGGLRMRAGCTLDEVAGLARGMTMKEALHFDADRTGARYVPLGGAKGGIDCDPRDPAAYGVLVRYLRAMRPYVESIWTTGEDLGLSQDLVDRAAAEAGLVSSVQAVYPLLDDETAARQRLADAFDVEVDGIGLDELVGGCGVAESALAALDRAGVAYSGARVAVQGLGTMGGATARFLSQAGLRVVAVADVKGTIANPAGLDVEALLSARDSYGTVDRGALRDTDRELPAEAWLAQDVEVLIPAAVSYAIDASNQAGIRARWVVEAANMPVLPEAEALLAERGITVLPDVVVNSGTNAWWWWTLFGDIGADADEAFAYTRSSMRALVELVLTRAAADGCSPRAAAHAVVADRLPVMAERFGWYR from the coding sequence ATGACGACGCCCGCGGTGTCCCCGCCCGCCCCGCTGATCTCCCTGACCTGGACGGATCACATCACCGGCCGCCAGGGACACCTGGTCGTCGACCGGCTGGTGCGTGGGGTGTCCAGCGGCGGGCTGCGGATGCGGGCGGGCTGCACGCTCGACGAGGTGGCCGGACTGGCCCGCGGCATGACGATGAAGGAAGCCCTCCACTTCGACGCGGACCGCACCGGGGCCCGCTACGTCCCGCTCGGCGGCGCCAAGGGCGGCATCGACTGCGATCCCCGTGATCCGGCCGCATACGGGGTCCTGGTGCGCTACCTGCGGGCCATGCGTCCGTACGTCGAGAGCATCTGGACGACCGGTGAGGACCTGGGTCTCAGCCAGGACCTGGTCGACCGGGCGGCCGCGGAGGCCGGGCTCGTCTCCTCCGTGCAAGCCGTCTATCCGCTGCTCGACGACGAGACGGCGGCCCGGCAGCGGCTGGCCGACGCCTTCGACGTCGAGGTGGACGGCATCGGCCTCGACGAGCTGGTCGGTGGCTGCGGGGTCGCCGAGTCGGCGCTGGCCGCGCTGGACCGGGCCGGGGTCGCGTACAGCGGGGCGCGGGTCGCCGTGCAGGGGCTCGGCACCATGGGCGGGGCGACGGCCCGGTTCCTGTCGCAGGCCGGGCTGCGGGTGGTCGCCGTCGCCGACGTCAAGGGCACGATCGCCAACCCGGCCGGCCTCGACGTCGAGGCCCTGCTGTCCGCCAGGGACTCCTACGGAACGGTGGACCGCGGCGCGCTGCGCGACACGGACCGTGAGCTGCCCGCCGAGGCCTGGCTCGCCCAGGACGTGGAGGTGCTCATACCCGCGGCCGTGTCGTACGCCATCGACGCCTCGAACCAGGCCGGGATCAGGGCCCGTTGGGTGGTCGAGGCGGCCAATATGCCGGTGCTGCCGGAGGCCGAGGCGCTGCTCGCGGAGCGTGGGATCACGGTGCTGCCCGATGTGGTCGTCAACTCCGGCACCAACGCCTGGTGGTGGTGGACCCTGTTCGGCGATATCGGCGCCGATGCCGACGAGGCCTTTGCCTACACCCGGAGTTCGATGCGCGCCCTCGTCGAGCTCGTGCTGACCCGGGCAGCGGCGGACGGCTGCAGCCCCCGGGCGGCGGCCCACGCCGTGGTCGCAGACCGGCTGCCGGTGATGGCGGAACGCTTCGGCTGGTACCGCTGA
- a CDS encoding cupin domain-containing protein, producing MRITDEARGPGTADQLGVHPGNDWFTVLSGTVTLILGERAIRVETGQAAEFPTMIPHAIKAHGGPADILCILDHDGQRARLHPPV from the coding sequence ATGCGGATCACCGACGAGGCGCGGGGCCCGGGAACGGCCGATCAGCTGGGGGTCCACCCCGGCAATGACTGGTTCACCGTCCTGTCGGGAACCGTCACGCTAATCCTCGGTGAGCGCGCCATCCGCGTCGAAACGGGCCAGGCGGCCGAGTTCCCCACCATGATCCCGCACGCCATCAAGGCACACGGCGGACCGGCCGACATCCTGTGCATCCTCGATCACGACGGACAGCGCGCCCGCCTCCACCCACCGGTGTGA
- a CDS encoding DUF6745 domain-containing protein, which produces MEYVDSWRAVAAATGAADRSAAEDGVRLAYRSAGLAEPEEFVWADSPRAAVGLVRKLNDAGRSVREEVRTRPWAEERRRMYDELGPAGWSALWSATGAQLWETTAALAERIRAGVVAERTEPGELAERGEPPEGEAEVLQPEDESEIRLLLLDAVLGQHDAAWLAAFDGRGDRLDGLAAVARNAGWWWPYERTVVISERPEALHRDEAGRLDRGDGPALSYRDGFALYAWRGMPVPADFLAELTALTPERIRAEENAELRRVMLEFYGYDRYLTESGAEPVHRDETGILWRIALDGDEDVVMVEVVNSTPEPDGTYRTYWLRVPPTTRTAKDGVAWTFGLQGESYAPVRQT; this is translated from the coding sequence ATGGAGTACGTGGACTCTTGGCGGGCCGTGGCGGCGGCGACCGGTGCGGCGGACCGGTCGGCCGCCGAGGACGGGGTGCGGCTCGCCTACCGCAGCGCGGGGCTGGCCGAGCCGGAGGAATTCGTCTGGGCCGATTCGCCCAGGGCGGCCGTCGGTCTCGTGAGGAAGCTGAACGACGCCGGTCGATCGGTCCGGGAAGAGGTACGGACCCGGCCCTGGGCGGAGGAACGACGTCGGATGTACGACGAGTTGGGCCCGGCCGGCTGGTCCGCACTCTGGTCCGCCACCGGCGCCCAGCTGTGGGAGACCACGGCGGCGCTCGCCGAGCGGATACGGGCGGGTGTCGTCGCCGAACGTACCGAACCAGGTGAACTCGCCGAACGCGGCGAGCCGCCCGAGGGCGAGGCGGAGGTCCTTCAGCCCGAGGACGAGTCGGAGATCCGTCTGCTGCTCCTCGACGCGGTCCTGGGCCAGCACGACGCCGCCTGGCTCGCCGCGTTCGACGGCCGGGGCGACCGGCTCGACGGACTGGCGGCGGTGGCCAGGAACGCGGGCTGGTGGTGGCCTTACGAGCGCACCGTGGTGATCAGTGAGCGCCCCGAGGCGTTGCACCGCGACGAGGCGGGCAGGCTCGACCGCGGCGACGGGCCCGCGCTCTCCTACCGGGACGGCTTCGCGCTGTACGCCTGGCGCGGCATGCCGGTGCCCGCCGACTTCCTGGCAGAGCTGACCGCGCTCACCCCCGAACGGATCCGGGCCGAGGAGAACGCGGAACTGCGGCGCGTGATGCTGGAGTTCTACGGATACGACCGCTACCTCACCGAGTCGGGCGCCGAACCGGTCCACCGGGACGAGACGGGCATCCTCTGGCGGATCGCGCTCGACGGCGACGAGGACGTGGTCATGGTCGAGGTGGTCAACTCCACCCCGGAGCCGGACGGTACGTATCGCACCTACTGGCTGCGGGTGCCGCCCACGACGCGGACCGCGAAGGACGGTGTCGCCTGGACGTTCGGTCTGCAGGGAGAGTCCTACGCGCCCGTGCGCCAGACCTGA
- a CDS encoding STM4015 family protein — MSGVDHLHELLGLPAVDFQQDESDGPRPAAGAAAWRVSVEPYEDEDRTWEQEFASFLAAVDPAGVRALIIGQWGESYEENSSYPIGLVTAAADRLTSLEAVFVGDLTMEESEISWIEQSDVTALLAAYPALVEFGVRGGSELVFPPTRHERLRSLTIETGGLPVSVVRGVLDSELPALERLDLWLGVSAYGGDADVADLAPLLSGTRFPALHHLGLRNSEVENEIAAAIASAPLVARLRTLDLSCGTLGNEGAAALLEGQPLTHLDVLDLHHHFLTEPMERRIAEALEPHGVRVDLSDRCEPWGDRGAEGRYTSVSE; from the coding sequence ATGTCCGGTGTGGACCATCTGCACGAGTTGCTCGGCCTTCCGGCCGTCGATTTCCAGCAAGACGAGAGCGACGGGCCCCGACCGGCCGCCGGCGCGGCGGCCTGGCGCGTCTCGGTCGAGCCGTACGAGGACGAGGACCGCACCTGGGAGCAGGAGTTCGCCTCGTTCCTGGCGGCAGTCGACCCCGCCGGGGTGCGGGCGCTGATCATCGGGCAGTGGGGCGAGTCGTACGAGGAGAACTCGTCCTATCCGATCGGTCTCGTGACGGCCGCCGCCGACCGGCTGACGTCACTGGAGGCGGTGTTCGTCGGCGATCTGACGATGGAGGAGTCGGAGATCTCCTGGATCGAGCAGAGCGATGTCACCGCTCTGCTCGCGGCCTACCCCGCGCTGGTGGAGTTCGGGGTGCGGGGCGGATCCGAACTTGTCTTCCCGCCCACCCGGCACGAGCGTCTGCGTTCGCTCACCATCGAGACGGGCGGGCTGCCGGTCTCGGTGGTCCGCGGGGTGCTGGACAGCGAGCTGCCCGCGCTGGAGCGGCTCGATCTCTGGCTGGGTGTCTCCGCCTACGGCGGCGATGCCGACGTGGCGGATCTCGCGCCCCTGCTGTCCGGCACCCGGTTCCCGGCCCTGCACCATCTCGGTCTGCGCAACAGCGAGGTGGAGAACGAGATCGCGGCGGCCATCGCTTCGGCCCCGCTGGTTGCCCGGCTCCGTACGCTCGATCTGTCCTGCGGCACGCTCGGGAACGAGGGCGCGGCCGCGCTGCTGGAGGGTCAGCCGCTGACCCATCTCGATGTGCTGGATCTGCACCACCACTTCCTCACCGAGCCGATGGAGCGCCGGATCGCCGAGGCCCTGGAGCCGCACGGGGTGCGGGTCGATCTGTCGGACCGCTGCGAGCCGTGGGGCGACCGCGGGGCCGAGGGCCGCTACACCTCGGTGTCGGAGTGA